Proteins encoded together in one Polaribacter reichenbachii window:
- a CDS encoding 3-oxoacyl-ACP synthase III family protein — protein sequence MNSSKIIGTGTFIPSLKIENSDFLNEDFLNADGTTFAATNDVIVEKFKAITGIEERRYAPEKYKTSDMAFFAAQKAVENANINQEDLDYIIVAHNFGDLKKGIIQGDTLPSLATRVKHKLGIKNPNCVAYDILFGCPGWIEGVIQAQAFIKAGIANRCLIIGAETLSRVTDRFDRDSMIYSDGAGACIIEKTAEEGKGILSHATQTYANEEAYFLHFGGSYNNDEDQNVSYIKMFGRKIYEFAITNVPAAMKSALDKSGVEIDDVKKIFIHQANEKMDEAIVKRFYRLFKKRVPADIMPMSIHKLGNSSVATVPTLLDLVLKGEIENQEVNEGDVVIFASVGAGMNINAIVYKF from the coding sequence ATGAATTCATCAAAAATTATCGGAACAGGAACTTTTATTCCTTCTTTAAAAATAGAAAATTCAGACTTTTTAAATGAAGATTTTTTAAATGCAGATGGTACAACTTTTGCTGCAACAAACGATGTAATTGTAGAGAAATTTAAAGCAATTACAGGAATTGAAGAAAGGCGTTACGCACCAGAAAAATATAAAACATCAGATATGGCTTTCTTTGCTGCTCAAAAAGCTGTAGAAAATGCAAACATAAACCAAGAAGATTTAGATTATATTATTGTAGCTCATAATTTTGGTGATTTAAAAAAAGGGATAATTCAAGGAGATACGCTGCCAAGTTTAGCCACTAGAGTTAAGCATAAATTAGGAATTAAAAATCCGAATTGTGTGGCTTACGATATTTTATTTGGTTGCCCTGGTTGGATTGAAGGTGTAATACAAGCACAAGCTTTTATTAAAGCAGGTATTGCGAATAGATGCTTAATTATTGGAGCAGAAACTTTGTCTAGAGTTACAGATAGGTTTGATAGAGATTCTATGATTTATAGTGATGGAGCAGGAGCTTGTATTATAGAAAAAACAGCAGAAGAAGGTAAAGGAATATTAAGTCACGCAACACAAACTTACGCCAATGAAGAGGCTTATTTTTTACATTTTGGAGGTTCTTATAATAATGACGAAGACCAGAATGTGAGTTATATAAAAATGTTTGGGCGTAAAATTTATGAGTTTGCAATCACCAATGTTCCAGCAGCAATGAAATCTGCTTTAGACAAAAGCGGAGTGGAAATTGATGATGTTAAGAAAATATTTATCCATCAAGCTAATGAAAAAATGGATGAAGCTATTGTAAAACGCTTTTATAGACTCTTTAAAAAACGAGTGCCAGCAGACATTATGCCAATGAGTATTCATAAATTAGGAAATAGTTCTGTAGCCACTGTGCCTACTTTATTAGATTTAGTTTTAAAAGGAGAGATTGAAAACCAAGAAGTAAATGAAGGAGATGTAGTTATTTTTGCTTCGGTTGGTGCAGGAATGAATATCAATGCCATTGTGTATAAATTCTAG
- the porU gene encoding type IX secretion system sortase PorU: MKKQFLLLFCVFLLQQNYAQVGNSVLASGAWFKFSVDTTGVFKINQNFLQQIGISTNGLNPKKIHIYGNGGQLLPDLNSEFRYDDLQENSIFIQGENDGSFDANDYILFYAKGPHNWTVNSATNSATHKQNIYSDKAYYFITVNAIDGKRIQQKPSVTASATTPLTTFNDYTFYEKEEKSILAVGTQWFFNTDFNIENTQTFNIPFPDAVSNEEITVKVGGVSNSVVSSTMDVKVNGQDLYTINYPAVNSGSLTKAYAVQRSATIVNSSENIDVSVTYNNNGNPSASAFLDYIEVVGKKQLRFSDFQFSFRSFEQANTTGVVEYQIENGSSAFQIWDVTNYIAPQVILNESTAANFTFKDNGGELKEYIILNENDFYTPEIVENSKISNQNLHAIKDVNYIVITNSELSGQAQRLADYHQANSGLSTRVVLLDEIYNEFSSGSKDITGIRDFIKHVYATNSSEDTKLKYVCFFGDTSYDYKDRIASNNNIVPVKLSTISFNLASSWVTDDFFVMLEDHEGTMSSTHTVDVVSSRIPVSTISEATVVVDKTLNYYSKEAIGDWRNTITLLADDIDVTGEEVIEQGVESIADEIKTSKPIFNVNKIYVDAYVQENSSGGERYPEVNEAITNAIEKGTLVFDYFGHGGEDGFASERILDVPQIQSFNNPNTLPLLITVTCDFSRFDNPNRITAGELTFKSDTGGAASMITTTREVFISTGQRFNEQLVRILLEFNNEDLTIAEALAATKNNFTSTQKFFIYHFGDPAMKLAVPEPNVRITKMNDVAITQSLDTIKALSKVKFEGVITDDANTVLNDFNGTLSTTIFDKLIDKTTLDNDGFGIEMIFDTQDSKLFRGKSTVTNGTFSFDFIVPKDIKIAYGKGKLSFYAENGETDKAGANFDIVVGGINENAPEDNIGPEISLFMNDESFIDGGNTNSSPNLIAVLSDANGINTSITAVDHDIVGILDGDTSNPIILNDFYQTELDDYSNGKVNYTLRDLEVGPHTLKIKAWDTYNNSSESTLNFVVVSDAILNLENVLNYPNPFVNYTEFWFNHNKPNEPLEVQVQVFTVSGKLVKTIHQNVQTTGNLSRNITWNGLDDFGNKIGKGVYVYKLKVTATASNLVSEKYEKLVILQ; encoded by the coding sequence ATGAAAAAACAGTTTTTACTTCTTTTTTGTGTATTTCTATTGCAGCAAAACTATGCCCAGGTTGGCAATTCTGTGTTGGCTTCTGGAGCGTGGTTTAAGTTTTCTGTAGATACTACAGGAGTCTTTAAAATTAATCAAAATTTCTTACAACAAATTGGTATTTCTACCAACGGATTAAATCCGAAGAAAATTCATATTTATGGTAATGGTGGTCAGCTTTTACCAGATTTGAATAGCGAATTTAGGTACGATGATTTACAAGAAAATTCTATTTTTATTCAAGGTGAAAATGATGGTTCTTTTGATGCTAATGATTATATTTTATTCTATGCAAAAGGACCACATAATTGGACAGTAAATTCAGCAACAAATTCCGCAACGCATAAGCAGAATATTTATTCAGATAAAGCCTATTATTTTATTACCGTTAATGCTATTGATGGAAAAAGAATTCAACAGAAGCCTAGTGTAACAGCTAGTGCAACAACACCATTAACTACTTTTAACGATTACACTTTTTACGAAAAAGAAGAAAAAAGTATTCTGGCAGTAGGTACGCAATGGTTTTTTAATACGGATTTTAATATCGAAAACACCCAAACTTTTAACATTCCTTTTCCTGATGCAGTTTCAAATGAAGAAATTACTGTAAAAGTTGGTGGTGTTTCTAATTCTGTGGTTTCTTCTACTATGGATGTAAAAGTAAACGGACAAGACCTATATACCATTAATTATCCTGCAGTTAATTCTGGTTCTTTAACCAAAGCATATGCAGTACAAAGAAGTGCAACTATTGTAAATTCATCAGAAAATATTGATGTTTCTGTTACTTATAATAACAATGGAAATCCGTCTGCCAGTGCTTTTTTAGATTATATAGAAGTTGTTGGTAAGAAGCAGCTGAGGTTTAGCGATTTCCAATTCTCTTTCAGAAGTTTTGAGCAGGCAAATACTACTGGAGTTGTTGAATATCAAATAGAAAATGGAAGCTCAGCTTTTCAAATTTGGGATGTTACCAATTACATAGCGCCACAAGTTATTCTAAATGAAAGTACAGCTGCAAATTTTACTTTTAAAGATAATGGAGGTGAGCTCAAAGAATACATCATTTTAAATGAAAATGATTTTTATACACCAGAGATTGTTGAAAATTCTAAAATCTCAAACCAAAATTTACACGCTATAAAAGATGTAAATTATATTGTAATTACAAATTCAGAACTTTCTGGTCAAGCACAAAGATTGGCAGATTATCATCAAGCGAATTCAGGTTTATCTACAAGAGTTGTGCTTTTAGATGAAATTTATAACGAATTTTCATCCGGTTCTAAAGACATTACAGGAATTCGAGATTTTATAAAACACGTATATGCAACAAATTCATCCGAAGATACAAAGCTAAAATATGTTTGTTTTTTTGGTGATACTTCTTACGATTATAAAGATCGAATTGCGAGTAACAATAATATAGTTCCTGTTAAATTATCGACTATCAGTTTTAATTTGGCTAGTTCTTGGGTTACTGACGATTTTTTTGTGATGCTAGAAGATCATGAAGGTACTATGTCTAGTACTCATACCGTTGATGTGGTTTCAAGCAGAATTCCGGTTTCTACCATTAGTGAAGCTACTGTAGTTGTTGATAAAACTCTAAATTATTACAGCAAAGAGGCTATAGGCGATTGGCGAAATACCATTACACTTTTGGCAGATGATATTGATGTTACAGGAGAAGAAGTGATTGAACAAGGTGTAGAATCTATTGCAGATGAAATAAAAACTAGCAAACCTATTTTTAATGTAAATAAAATTTATGTCGATGCTTATGTGCAAGAAAATTCTTCAGGTGGTGAACGCTATCCAGAAGTAAATGAAGCCATAACAAATGCTATTGAAAAAGGTACTTTGGTTTTCGATTATTTTGGTCATGGAGGAGAAGATGGTTTTGCATCAGAAAGAATTTTAGATGTACCACAAATACAGTCTTTTAATAATCCAAATACCTTACCACTTTTAATTACAGTAACTTGCGATTTTTCTAGATTCGATAACCCCAATAGAATTACAGCAGGCGAGTTAACCTTTAAAAGTGATACAGGTGGTGCAGCAAGTATGATTACCACAACAAGAGAAGTTTTTATTTCTACAGGGCAACGTTTTAATGAGCAATTGGTTCGAATTTTGTTAGAATTTAATAATGAAGATTTAACAATTGCTGAAGCTTTAGCAGCCACAAAAAACAATTTTACAAGCACTCAAAAATTCTTTATTTATCACTTTGGAGATCCTGCAATGAAATTGGCTGTTCCAGAACCAAATGTGCGTATTACAAAAATGAATGATGTGGCTATAACACAATCATTAGATACCATAAAAGCACTATCAAAAGTGAAATTTGAAGGTGTTATTACAGATGATGCGAATACAGTTTTAAACGATTTTAATGGCACTTTATCTACAACAATTTTCGATAAATTGATTGATAAAACCACCTTAGATAATGATGGTTTTGGTATTGAAATGATTTTTGATACGCAAGATAGTAAGTTGTTTAGAGGTAAGTCTACAGTTACAAACGGTACTTTCAGTTTCGATTTTATTGTGCCTAAAGACATTAAAATTGCTTACGGAAAAGGTAAATTAAGTTTCTATGCAGAAAATGGTGAAACTGATAAAGCAGGTGCAAATTTTGACATTGTGGTTGGCGGAATTAACGAAAACGCACCAGAAGATAACATTGGACCAGAAATAAGTTTGTTTATGAACGACGAATCTTTTATAGATGGTGGTAACACAAATTCATCTCCCAATTTAATTGCAGTTTTATCAGATGCTAACGGAATTAATACTTCCATAACAGCAGTAGACCATGATATTGTGGGTATTTTAGATGGAGATACATCAAATCCTATTATTTTAAATGATTTTTATCAAACAGAATTAGACGATTATTCGAATGGAAAAGTAAATTATACACTTAGAGATTTAGAAGTTGGGCCACATACTTTAAAAATTAAAGCTTGGGATACTTACAATAACTCATCAGAAAGCACGTTAAACTTTGTGGTTGTAAGCGATGCGATTCTAAATTTAGAAAATGTGTTGAATTATCCAAATCCTTTTGTAAATTATACAGAATTTTGGTTCAATCATAATAAACCTAATGAGCCATTAGAAGTGCAAGTGCAAGTTTTTACGGTTTCTGGTAAATTGGTAAAAACGATTCATCAAAATGTGCAAACAACAGGTAATTTGTCAAGAAATATTACTTGGAATGGTTTAGATGATTTTGGTAATAAAATAGGTAAAGGGGTTTATGTTTATAAATTAAAAGTAACGGCTACAGCAAGTAATTTGGTTTCAGAGAAATACGAAAAATTAGTAATACTTCAATAA
- a CDS encoding LysM peptidoglycan-binding domain-containing protein has product MKHLKFFIFLCILTFTVSCGQQKRYIQYKVQQGETMSKIAEKLAMKTPDLKRLNPDVEGEPRANTFLVVPEKKLNNFKNQVKESAEVVSDSIANTTNLNEDERLLEEIKEKFVVYEVKKGDTFYSLNKTFEVSRGELLQLNPELKEGLKVGMLLKIKEIPLEIVSEEIFYNDYINTNKSLKVALLLPFRTHKYRNDSLTLKEIFDRNSTLLNITTDFYLGAEIAIDSLRRKGVDIEFTVYDTGNRRSNQITNIISRNNLNSNDVVIGPLYSEEVSTVASNVNIPVIYPVYSDDQSDFSASNIVKTSPEKKVFREELERYIIENINKVEVVADSNEILLNNTINENAVLDRGNIIIVSDDNYKSKQTSRAIQSNLSLGTSATVNVLSPQNGYIAKERFLELLKPNAKNWVIIATDNNVAVSDAINSLISLPEETTVKVFTFDKGRVYDRIDNRKLAKIGFTYVSDEFVDENSLSTRIFNQQYQKKNKALPSFYATKGFDITYDILIRLASGYDLKSTLNEGMSERVESKFDYRNSTYLAENQGLFIVQYNKDLSLTRLK; this is encoded by the coding sequence ATGAAGCATTTAAAATTTTTTATTTTTCTGTGTATTTTAACATTCACAGTTTCTTGTGGTCAGCAGAAAAGATACATTCAGTATAAAGTGCAGCAAGGAGAAACAATGAGTAAAATTGCTGAAAAGTTGGCGATGAAAACTCCAGATTTAAAGCGATTAAACCCGGATGTAGAAGGCGAGCCTAGAGCAAACACTTTTTTAGTTGTACCAGAAAAAAAACTAAATAATTTTAAAAATCAAGTAAAAGAAAGTGCTGAGGTTGTATCAGATTCAATTGCGAATACAACTAACTTAAATGAAGACGAAAGGCTTTTAGAAGAAATAAAAGAAAAGTTTGTAGTTTACGAAGTTAAAAAAGGGGATACTTTTTACAGCTTAAACAAAACTTTTGAGGTTTCTAGAGGAGAATTATTACAATTAAATCCAGAATTAAAAGAAGGTTTAAAAGTAGGAATGCTTTTAAAAATTAAAGAAATTCCGTTAGAAATTGTATCCGAAGAAATTTTTTATAACGATTATATCAATACAAATAAAAGTTTAAAAGTGGCTTTATTATTGCCTTTTAGAACGCATAAATACAGAAACGATTCACTTACTTTAAAAGAAATTTTTGATAGAAATTCTACCTTACTAAACATCACTACCGATTTTTATTTGGGAGCAGAAATTGCCATAGATTCTTTACGAAGAAAAGGTGTTGATATAGAGTTTACCGTGTACGATACTGGTAATAGAAGATCTAACCAAATTACGAATATTATTTCTAGAAATAACTTAAATAGTAATGATGTGGTTATTGGACCTTTGTATTCAGAAGAAGTTAGCACAGTAGCTTCTAATGTAAATATTCCTGTAATTTATCCTGTTTATTCTGATGATCAATCTGACTTTAGTGCTTCTAATATTGTAAAAACATCACCAGAAAAAAAGGTGTTTAGAGAAGAATTAGAAAGGTATATCATAGAAAATATTAATAAAGTTGAAGTTGTAGCAGATAGTAATGAAATCCTTTTAAACAATACTATTAATGAAAATGCTGTTTTGGATAGAGGTAATATTATAATTGTTAGTGATGATAACTATAAATCTAAACAAACTAGTAGAGCAATACAATCTAATTTAAGTTTGGGAACTTCTGCTACTGTAAATGTATTATCGCCACAAAATGGTTATATCGCAAAAGAACGATTCTTAGAATTGTTAAAGCCAAATGCTAAAAATTGGGTAATTATTGCTACTGATAATAATGTTGCAGTTTCTGATGCGATTAATAGTTTAATAAGTTTGCCAGAAGAAACTACTGTAAAAGTTTTTACTTTTGATAAAGGACGTGTGTACGACAGAATTGACAATAGAAAATTAGCTAAAATCGGTTTTACTTATGTAAGTGATGAGTTTGTTGATGAAAACTCTTTAAGCACAAGAATATTTAATCAGCAATATCAAAAAAAGAACAAAGCTTTGCCTTCTTTTTACGCAACCAAAGGTTTTGATATTACTTATGATATTTTAATTCGATTGGCTTCTGGTTATGATTTAAAATCCACTTTAAACGAAGGAATGTCTGAAAGAGTAGAAAGCAAGTTCGATTATAGAAACAGTACTTATCTTGCAGAAAACCAAGGTTTATTTATTGTACAATACAATAAAGATTTGTCTTTAACTAGGTTAAAGTAA
- the porV gene encoding type IX secretion system outer membrane channel protein PorV: MKKIVFCLALCALTSLKFNAQTDTQQTGGITTATPFLLIVPDARAGGMGDMGVATTADAWSLFHNPAKITFSDRQIKTGITYSPWLRNLTDDIFVGSGAYINRFSENAAWGADFKYFSLGQIDLTNDDGSDNGSINPNEFVATGSYALKLSETFSMGVSLKYIRSNLAFNGTSGNALQPINSFAVDVSGYYQSYEENYGNFNGRYRIGFNIANIGPKVSYTPGEEDFIPTNLKFGGGFDFILDDYNIISTNIEFTKLLVPTPQEDGSDEEKGWIQGIFGSFGDAPGGFSEELSEFTYALGAEYLYNNAFALRAGYFHESPDKGNRQYFTLGGGFKTNALNIDLSYLINSSDVNNPLENSLRFSLSFDLGEIYDNY, translated from the coding sequence ATGAAAAAAATAGTATTTTGTTTAGCACTTTGTGCATTGACTAGTTTAAAATTCAATGCGCAAACAGATACACAACAAACAGGTGGTATTACCACTGCAACTCCTTTTTTATTAATTGTACCAGATGCTAGAGCAGGAGGTATGGGAGATATGGGTGTTGCAACTACTGCAGATGCTTGGTCTTTATTTCATAACCCTGCAAAAATTACATTTAGTGATCGACAAATAAAAACAGGTATTACATATTCCCCTTGGTTACGTAATTTAACAGACGATATTTTTGTTGGTAGTGGTGCTTATATCAATAGATTTAGTGAAAATGCTGCCTGGGGTGCAGACTTTAAATATTTTTCTTTAGGGCAAATCGACTTAACTAATGATGATGGTAGTGATAATGGTTCTATAAATCCAAATGAATTTGTAGCAACAGGTTCTTATGCTTTAAAATTAAGTGAAACTTTTTCTATGGGGGTTTCTTTAAAATACATTCGTTCTAACTTAGCATTTAATGGTACTTCTGGTAATGCTTTACAACCCATTAATTCTTTTGCTGTGGATGTTTCTGGATATTACCAATCTTACGAAGAAAACTATGGTAATTTTAACGGGCGATATAGAATAGGATTTAATATTGCGAACATTGGACCAAAAGTTTCTTACACACCAGGTGAAGAAGATTTTATACCAACAAATTTAAAGTTTGGTGGTGGTTTTGATTTTATTTTAGATGATTATAACATCATTTCTACAAACATTGAATTTACTAAATTATTAGTACCAACTCCACAAGAAGATGGTTCTGATGAAGAAAAAGGATGGATACAAGGTATATTTGGTTCTTTTGGAGATGCTCCAGGAGGATTTAGTGAAGAGTTAAGCGAATTTACTTATGCTTTAGGTGCAGAATATTTATACAACAATGCTTTTGCTTTAAGAGCAGGATATTTTCACGAAAGTCCAGATAAAGGAAACAGACAATATTTTACTTTAGGTGGTGGATTTAAAACCAACGCATTAAATATAGATTTATCTTATTTGATTAATTCTTCTGATGTAAATAATCCATTAGAAAACTCATTACGTTTTTCTTTATCTTTTGATTTAGGAGAAATTTACGATAATTACTAA
- a CDS encoding group III truncated hemoglobin → MKPDISSRKDIKLIITKFYDKLLVDEKMLPFFEEIVAKNQFEHHLEIITDFWNDILFDTLTYQNNVMQKHLNINTFINLKEAHFAIWVSYFFTTINFYFEGEKAHQMKNRASSIATVMKLKLNIYKN, encoded by the coding sequence TTGAAACCAGATATCAGCTCAAGAAAAGACATCAAATTAATCATTACCAAATTCTACGATAAGTTACTAGTAGATGAAAAGATGCTGCCTTTTTTCGAGGAAATTGTTGCAAAAAATCAATTTGAACATCATCTAGAAATTATCACAGATTTCTGGAACGATATTTTGTTTGATACCCTTACTTACCAAAACAACGTGATGCAAAAACACTTGAATATAAATACTTTTATAAACTTAAAAGAAGCACATTTTGCTATTTGGGTATCGTATTTTTTTACCACGATTAATTTTTATTTTGAAGGAGAAAAAGCGCATCAAATGAAAAATAGAGCAAGCTCTATTGCAACAGTAATGAAGCTTAAGCTGAATATTTACAAGAATTAA
- a CDS encoding DUF6364 family protein, protein MDKKLTLSLDKTIIESAKNYAKSNNISLSKLIESYLKTLTKRKVQATEITPLVESLSGVISLDKDFEVKDDYTDYLIEKYK, encoded by the coding sequence ATGGATAAAAAACTCACATTAAGTCTTGATAAAACGATTATAGAAAGCGCAAAAAATTATGCTAAATCGAATAATATTAGTTTGTCTAAACTTATTGAATCGTATTTAAAGACACTTACAAAACGAAAAGTACAGGCAACAGAAATAACTCCTTTAGTAGAAAGTTTAAGTGGAGTGATATCATTAGATAAAGATTTCGAGGTAAAAGACGATTATACTGATTATTTAATAGAAAAATATAAATAA
- the cdd gene encoding cytidine deaminase: protein MKKIEIATTATLYNDVSELSSEDKMLMNKAIEARHKAYAPYSKFNVGAALLLENNEIILGNNQENAAYPSGMCAERVAIWKAGSDFPGVKILKLAITASSSITKVDKPVGPCGACRQSLSEYEIKQKQSFPILFMGEVGEIVKTESLLSLLPFSFDSSYL from the coding sequence ATGAAAAAAATTGAAATAGCTACAACTGCTACATTATATAATGATGTGTCAGAACTCTCTTCAGAAGACAAAATGTTGATGAACAAAGCTATTGAAGCCAGACATAAAGCCTATGCTCCCTATTCTAAATTTAATGTAGGCGCAGCTTTGTTATTAGAAAATAACGAAATTATTTTAGGTAACAATCAAGAAAACGCAGCCTATCCTTCTGGTATGTGTGCAGAAAGAGTTGCAATTTGGAAAGCAGGTTCTGATTTTCCAGGAGTTAAAATCTTAAAATTAGCAATTACTGCAAGTTCATCGATTACTAAAGTTGATAAACCTGTAGGTCCTTGTGGCGCTTGTAGGCAATCTTTATCAGAATATGAAATAAAGCAAAAACAATCATTTCCTATTTTGTTTATGGGCGAAGTTGGTGAAATTGTAAAAACAGAATCACTACTTTCTTTATTGCCTTTTTCTTTTGATAGTTCGTACTTGTAA
- the guaA gene encoding glutamine-hydrolyzing GMP synthase has product MQQHNVLILDFGSQYTQLIARRVRELNIYCEIHPYNKLPESLASFKAVILSGSPNSVRGENVLHPDLSEIRGKKPLLAVCYGAQYLAHFSGGKVAESNTREYGRANLSFIKSDEAFFRNINEGSQVWMSHSDTIKELPTNSVLLASTKDVQNAAYKIEGENTFAIQFHPEVYHSKDGKQLLANFLVDIAQVEQTWTPDSFVESTVEAIKEKVGNDKVVLGLSGGVDSSVAAVLLNKAIGKNLYCIFVNNGLLRKNEFETVLKRYEGMGLNVKGVDASERFLKKLEGITDPEGKRKAIGNTFIDVFDDEAHQIKDVKWLAQGTIYPDVIESVSVNGGPSATIKSHHNVGGLPDYMKLKIVEPLRMIFKDEVRRVGASLHIDKELLGRHPFPGPGLGIRILGDITAEKVRILQEVDAIFINGLKEDGLYDSVWQAGAMLLPVNSVGVMGDERTYEKVVALRAVESTDGMTADWVDLPYKFLQKTSNKIINQVKGVNRVVYDISSKPPATIEWE; this is encoded by the coding sequence ATGCAACAACACAACGTACTTATTTTAGATTTCGGTTCTCAATACACGCAATTAATTGCAAGAAGAGTTAGAGAATTAAACATTTACTGCGAAATTCATCCGTATAACAAATTACCAGAAAGTTTAGCTAGTTTTAAAGCTGTAATCTTATCAGGTAGTCCAAATTCTGTGAGAGGAGAAAATGTGCTTCATCCAGATTTATCAGAAATTAGAGGTAAAAAACCTTTATTGGCAGTTTGTTATGGTGCACAATATTTAGCGCATTTTTCTGGTGGAAAAGTAGCAGAATCAAACACAAGAGAATATGGAAGAGCAAATTTATCATTTATAAAAAGTGATGAAGCGTTCTTTAGAAATATTAATGAAGGCAGCCAAGTTTGGATGAGCCATTCAGATACCATTAAAGAATTACCTACAAATTCAGTGTTATTGGCAAGTACAAAAGATGTACAAAATGCCGCTTATAAAATTGAAGGTGAAAATACTTTTGCTATTCAATTTCATCCAGAGGTATATCACTCAAAAGACGGTAAACAATTATTGGCAAACTTTTTGGTAGATATTGCCCAAGTAGAACAAACATGGACACCAGATTCTTTTGTAGAAAGTACTGTAGAAGCGATTAAAGAAAAAGTAGGTAATGATAAAGTTGTTTTAGGACTTTCTGGAGGTGTAGATTCTTCTGTAGCTGCTGTTTTATTAAACAAAGCAATTGGTAAAAATCTGTACTGTATTTTTGTAAACAACGGACTTTTACGTAAAAATGAGTTCGAAACTGTATTGAAAAGATACGAAGGAATGGGTTTAAACGTTAAAGGGGTAGATGCCTCTGAACGTTTTTTGAAAAAGTTAGAAGGTATCACAGATCCTGAAGGAAAAAGAAAAGCCATTGGTAATACTTTTATTGATGTTTTTGATGATGAAGCGCATCAAATTAAAGATGTAAAATGGTTGGCTCAAGGTACAATTTATCCTGATGTAATTGAATCAGTTTCTGTAAACGGAGGACCATCAGCAACGATTAAAAGTCATCATAATGTGGGTGGATTGCCAGATTATATGAAATTAAAAATTGTAGAACCTTTAAGAATGATTTTTAAAGATGAGGTAAGAAGAGTAGGTGCTTCTTTGCATATTGATAAAGAATTGTTAGGACGTCATCCATTTCCAGGACCTGGTTTAGGAATCAGAATTTTGGGTGATATTACTGCTGAAAAAGTTCGTATATTACAAGAAGTAGATGCCATTTTTATCAACGGATTAAAAGAAGATGGTTTGTATGACAGCGTTTGGCAAGCAGGTGCAATGTTATTACCTGTAAATTCTGTGGGAGTTATGGGTGATGAAAGAACTTATGAAAAAGTGGTAGCCTTAAGAGCCGTAGAAAGTACAGATGGTATGACTGCAGATTGGGTAGATCTACCTTATAAATTTTTGCAAAAAACATCAAACAAAATCATAAATCAAGTAAAAGGTGTAAATAGAGTTGTGTATGATATTAGCTCTAAACCACCTGCAACTATAGAATGGGAATAA
- a CDS encoding type II toxin-antitoxin system VapC family toxin, protein MMRLLIDTNIVIDLLSKRENFYEEAADLFSRADKNELDLSISSLTFANTNYILTKLTSAKQAREILRKFKVLVDVLSLDDKITELALSDDNFPDFEDGLQYYSAMENEIDIIITRNKKDFKNSKIPVLTAKEFLART, encoded by the coding sequence ATAATGAGGTTATTAATTGATACTAATATCGTTATAGATTTACTTTCGAAAAGAGAAAATTTTTATGAAGAAGCTGCAGATTTATTTTCGAGAGCAGATAAAAATGAATTAGACTTATCTATTTCGTCATTAACTTTTGCGAACACAAATTATATTCTCACAAAACTAACATCAGCAAAACAGGCCAGAGAAATATTAAGAAAATTTAAAGTGCTAGTAGATGTTTTAAGTTTAGATGATAAAATAACGGAATTAGCTTTAAGTGATGATAATTTTCCTGACTTTGAAGACGGTCTTCAATATTATTCTGCTATGGAAAATGAAATTGATATTATAATAACAAGAAATAAAAAAGACTTTAAAAATTCTAAAATACCAGTTTTAACTGCTAAAGAATTTCTAGCTAGAACATAA